The following proteins are encoded in a genomic region of Candidatus Acidiferrales bacterium:
- a CDS encoding cytochrome b N-terminal domain-containing protein yields the protein MADQRNTNSEKKGLTGLLQEVREGTQVLKEKVKEEVEALKKPKKTQLYKSIFRVKHDETERSRALGILTNVFLHLHPGKINRDAVRYSYTWGMGGITFYLFIVLTFTGVLLMYYYHPTKGQAYRDIVYLMSDVPFGKLLRNMHRWAAHLMVITVWLHMFRVFLTGSYKKPREFNWVVGVILLVLTLLLSFTGYLLPDDQLGFWAVTVGTSMAKATPVVGAEGPFGPELGMTSYNDLRFALLGGSIVDANALLRSYIWHCIAIPLIAAVFMGVHFWRVRKDGGISGPAPVQLESEIKPERKL from the coding sequence ATGGCAGACCAACGAAACACCAATTCGGAAAAGAAAGGCCTGACAGGTCTCCTGCAGGAAGTCCGCGAGGGGACCCAGGTCCTGAAGGAAAAGGTCAAGGAAGAAGTCGAGGCTCTGAAGAAACCGAAGAAGACCCAGCTTTACAAGTCGATCTTCCGGGTCAAACACGACGAGACCGAGCGCAGCCGCGCCCTCGGCATCCTTACCAACGTTTTCCTTCACCTCCATCCGGGAAAAATCAATCGCGATGCCGTGCGCTACAGCTACACCTGGGGCATGGGAGGGATCACCTTCTACCTCTTCATTGTCCTGACTTTCACGGGCGTGCTGCTGATGTATTACTACCATCCCACAAAAGGTCAGGCCTATCGGGATATCGTTTACCTGATGAGCGATGTCCCCTTCGGAAAACTCTTGCGCAATATGCATCGTTGGGCGGCGCACCTGATGGTCATCACGGTCTGGCTCCACATGTTCCGTGTCTTTCTGACCGGCTCGTACAAGAAGCCGCGTGAGTTCAACTGGGTTGTGGGCGTAATCCTGCTCGTTCTGACCCTGCTCCTCTCTTTCACCGGCTATCTGCTGCCTGATGACCAACTGGGATTTTGGGCGGTCACGGTAGGCACCAGCATGGCGAAGGCCACGCCGGTAGTCGGCGCCGAGGGACCTTTTGGCCCCGAGCTCGGCATGACGTCCTATAACGACTTGCGGTTTGCCTTGCTGGGAGGCTCCATCGTGGATGCCAATGCCCTGCTCCGTTCCTACATCTGGCACTGCATCGCCATTCCTCTCATCGCAGCGGTGTTTATGGGCGTGCATTTCTGGCGTGTCAGGAAGGATGGAGGAATCTCCGGACCGGCTCCGGTGCAACTGGAATCGGAAATCAAGCCGGAGAGAAAGCTTTAG
- a CDS encoding Rieske 2Fe-2S domain-containing protein, whose protein sequence is MPNANSKDEKKVSAAPAQTLPAKAEKATAGASVAPKPAGPSAEGKPTGEPVQMRRRFVWTCVVTFLSVNFLMFLRFFFPRALFEPSTVFRIGYPSDFALGVSEKFKQQARIWVVREPDRLFVIYARCTHLGCTPDWKAGENKFKCPCHGSGYTPEGINFEGPAPRPMDRTHVEIDAEGQIVVDTSKLYSWDKNKGLANHFNDPGAYIPG, encoded by the coding sequence ATGCCAAACGCCAACAGCAAAGATGAAAAAAAAGTGAGTGCTGCGCCAGCCCAAACGCTGCCGGCCAAGGCGGAAAAGGCAACGGCCGGAGCTTCGGTTGCGCCCAAGCCTGCCGGCCCGTCGGCGGAAGGCAAGCCCACGGGCGAACCGGTCCAAATGCGACGTCGCTTTGTCTGGACTTGCGTCGTGACGTTCCTGAGTGTGAACTTCCTGATGTTCCTGCGCTTTTTTTTCCCGCGGGCGCTGTTTGAGCCCAGCACGGTGTTCCGCATCGGGTATCCTTCGGATTTCGCTCTGGGGGTCAGCGAAAAGTTCAAGCAACAGGCCAGGATCTGGGTGGTTCGAGAACCGGACCGATTATTCGTGATTTATGCGCGTTGCACCCACCTGGGTTGCACGCCCGACTGGAAAGCAGGCGAAAACAAATTCAAATGTCCTTGTCACGGCAGCGGATACACCCCCGAGGGGATCAATTTCGAGGGTCCGGCTCCGCGGCCGATGGACCGGACCCACGTGGAGATTGACGCTGAAGGGCAGATCGTCGTGGACACGAGTAAATTGTATTCCTGGGACAAGAACAAGGGCCTCGCGAACCACTTCAATGACCCGGGCGCTTATATCCCCGGTTAG
- the hemH gene encoding ferrochelatase, translated as MDEHKKIAVVLFQLGGPDSLAAVEPFLYNLFSDPDIIALPLGRFARLPLARLIASARAKKLRNAYAAIGGKSPIGDLTRRQARALELELRKEIDAKVFVAMRYWHPLTEEAVAELRAAPFHELVLLPLYPQYSKTTTGSSWNEWNRKYRPAAGNHLPVRWVRHFYNHPSYIDALVEKVNRQLERFASPEDVHLVFSAHGVPASVIESGDPYQEQVEATRKLVVERGRWPCPHILCYQSRVGPGRWLEPGLHATIHSLAANGAKNVLVIPVSFVSDHIETLNEIDIEVRAEAMRLGITHFEMMPALNDSPKFIRALAELVWQAVGLLQGKEGYVESSKTENRDLPPAT; from the coding sequence ATGGATGAACACAAAAAAATTGCGGTTGTGCTCTTCCAGCTTGGCGGGCCTGATTCGTTGGCGGCGGTGGAGCCGTTTCTCTACAACCTCTTCAGCGACCCGGACATCATCGCCCTGCCTCTCGGGCGATTCGCTCGTTTGCCTTTGGCGCGTTTGATTGCTTCCGCGCGGGCCAAGAAGCTCCGGAATGCCTACGCGGCCATCGGCGGCAAATCTCCCATCGGTGACCTCACCCGGCGACAAGCCAGGGCGCTCGAACTGGAGTTGCGAAAGGAAATCGACGCGAAAGTCTTTGTGGCAATGCGCTATTGGCATCCGCTGACCGAGGAAGCAGTCGCCGAACTGCGAGCCGCCCCCTTTCACGAATTGGTTCTTCTTCCGCTCTATCCGCAGTATTCCAAGACCACCACCGGAAGCAGTTGGAATGAGTGGAATCGAAAATACCGGCCTGCGGCCGGGAATCATCTGCCGGTAAGATGGGTGCGGCACTTCTACAACCATCCCTCCTACATTGACGCTCTGGTCGAAAAGGTGAACCGGCAACTCGAACGTTTTGCGAGTCCCGAGGACGTCCACCTTGTCTTCAGCGCCCATGGCGTGCCGGCCAGCGTCATTGAAAGCGGAGATCCTTACCAGGAGCAAGTGGAAGCCACTCGAAAGCTCGTGGTCGAACGCGGGCGATGGCCGTGCCCTCATATTCTTTGCTACCAAAGCAGAGTTGGCCCCGGGCGGTGGCTCGAACCCGGCTTGCATGCCACTATTCATTCGCTTGCCGCGAATGGCGCCAAGAATGTTTTGGTGATCCCCGTCTCTTTTGTCTCTGACCACATCGAAACGTTGAATGAGATTGACATTGAGGTGCGGGCCGAAGCGATGCGCCTCGGCATCACGCATTTTGAAATGATGCCCGCCCTGAACGATTCGCCCAAATTCATCCGCGCGCTGGCCGAGCTTGTGTGGCAAGCGGTTGGCTTATTACAGGGCAAAGAAGGCTATGTCGAATCATCGAAAACCGAAAACCGAGACCTGCCACCTGCTACCTGA